Proteins co-encoded in one Marinobacter gudaonensis genomic window:
- a CDS encoding tautomerase family protein, translating into MPTYTVTVANLSLSPQHKSQIAEAITAAHNAQTRAPRFFAQVLFSAANEGDHFVGGRVNTAPQVYVHGLVREGRNVEIKQALMSQMLQEIAQIVDITAEDVWIYLQDIPATQMIEFGRFLPAPGEEAEWEKGMSPGKRATLSNQPHY; encoded by the coding sequence ATGCCCACTTACACCGTCACGGTCGCGAATCTGTCTCTGTCGCCGCAGCATAAATCACAGATCGCCGAGGCCATCACAGCGGCCCATAATGCCCAAACCCGCGCTCCCCGGTTCTTCGCCCAGGTTCTGTTTTCTGCGGCCAATGAGGGCGACCACTTTGTGGGAGGCAGAGTGAATACCGCGCCTCAGGTGTATGTGCACGGCCTGGTGCGGGAGGGCAGAAACGTCGAGATCAAACAGGCCCTGATGAGCCAGATGCTGCAAGAAATCGCACAAATCGTCGACATCACAGCTGAAGATGTCTGGATCTATCTGCAGGACATTCCGGCGACCCAGATGATCGAGTTTGGGCGGTTTTTGCCTGCGCCGGGGGAGGAAGCTGAATGGGAAAAGGGAATGTCTCCGGGAAAGCGCGCCACCTTGTCCAACCAACCGCATTACTAA